A region of Paraburkholderia largidicola DNA encodes the following proteins:
- the dapF gene encoding diaminopimelate epimerase yields MKLKFTKMHGAGNDFVVLDGYTQPLNLTEAQVRALANRHFGVGADQLLVVEKPTVEGVDFRYRIFNCDGGEVEHCGNGARCFVKFVRDTHLTDKQSVRVQVQKGVITLTMQANGEVVVDMGTPVFEPAQVPFDASGLDARREGNDALYPLDVNGATRWISVVSMGNPHAVQIVDDVEAFPVLVDGPVIENHPRFPQRVNAGFMQIVSRSEIKLRVYERGAGETLACGTGACAAVAAGIRRGLLDAPVKVHTHGGALTITWNGESASPLMMAGPAATVFEGEIELAD; encoded by the coding sequence ATGAAACTGAAATTCACCAAGATGCACGGCGCGGGCAACGACTTCGTCGTGCTCGACGGCTACACGCAACCGCTCAACCTGACGGAGGCGCAGGTGCGCGCGCTCGCCAACCGGCATTTCGGCGTCGGCGCGGACCAGTTGCTGGTGGTCGAGAAGCCGACCGTCGAAGGCGTCGATTTCAGATACCGAATCTTCAATTGCGATGGCGGCGAGGTCGAGCATTGCGGCAACGGCGCGCGATGCTTCGTTAAGTTCGTGCGCGACACGCACCTCACCGACAAGCAGAGCGTGCGTGTGCAGGTCCAGAAAGGCGTGATTACGCTGACCATGCAGGCAAACGGCGAAGTCGTCGTCGACATGGGCACGCCCGTGTTCGAGCCGGCTCAGGTGCCGTTCGACGCAAGCGGACTCGATGCGCGCCGCGAAGGCAACGACGCGCTCTATCCGCTCGACGTCAACGGCGCGACGCGCTGGATATCTGTGGTGTCGATGGGCAATCCGCACGCGGTGCAGATCGTGGACGACGTCGAGGCGTTCCCCGTGCTGGTCGACGGTCCCGTGATCGAAAACCATCCGCGCTTCCCGCAGCGGGTCAATGCGGGGTTCATGCAGATCGTCAGCCGCAGCGAGATCAAGCTGCGCGTGTACGAGCGCGGTGCGGGCGAAACGCTGGCGTGCGGCACGGGCGCCTGCGCGGCCGTCGCGGCAGGCATCCGTCGCGGCTTGCTGGACGCGCCCGTCAAGGTGCACACGCACGGCGGCGCGCTGACCATCACGTGGAACGGAGAATCCGCGTCGCCGCTGATGATGGCGGGGCCGGCCGCCACTGTGTTCGAAGGCGAAATAGAACTGGCCGACTGA
- the hslU gene encoding ATP-dependent protease ATPase subunit HslU yields MSTMTPAEIVSELDKHIIGQHRAKKAVAVALRNRWRRQQVADPLRQEITPKNILMIGPTGVGKTEIARRLAKLADAPFIKIEATKFTEVGYVGRDVDSIVRDLIEISVKQTRETEMRKVRTKAEDLAEDRILDTLLPGARTVGFGSGSESGGDESNATRQTFRKRLREGLLDDKEIELDIEMPQPAMDIMGPPGMEDMTEQIRSMFANLGGGKKTRRKVKVKEALKLLTDEEAAKMLNDEEVKAKAVQNVEQNGIVFLDEIDKIASRSEAGGGEVSRQGVQRDLLPLVEGTTINTKYGMVKTDHILFIASGAFHLAKPSDLIPELQGRFPIRVELDSLSVKDFEAILDATDASLVKQYQALLETEDVHLEFADDGIRRLAEIAYSVNEKTENIGARRLYTVIEKLLEEVSFSAGNHAGKNVVIDATYVDRALNEVAQDEDLSRYVL; encoded by the coding sequence ATGAGCACCATGACTCCCGCCGAGATCGTCTCGGAACTCGACAAGCACATCATCGGCCAGCATCGCGCGAAGAAGGCCGTCGCGGTTGCATTGCGCAACCGCTGGCGCCGCCAGCAGGTCGCCGACCCGCTGCGCCAGGAAATCACGCCGAAGAACATCCTGATGATCGGGCCGACGGGCGTCGGCAAGACGGAAATCGCGCGGCGCCTCGCCAAGCTCGCCGACGCGCCGTTCATCAAGATCGAAGCGACCAAGTTCACGGAAGTGGGTTATGTGGGCCGCGACGTCGACAGCATCGTGCGCGACCTGATCGAAATTTCGGTCAAGCAGACGCGCGAAACCGAAATGCGCAAGGTCCGCACCAAGGCCGAAGATCTCGCCGAAGACCGCATTCTCGACACGCTGCTGCCGGGGGCGCGCACGGTCGGCTTCGGTTCGGGTTCGGAGTCGGGCGGCGATGAATCGAACGCGACGCGCCAGACGTTCCGCAAGCGCCTGCGCGAAGGCCTGCTCGACGACAAGGAAATCGAGCTCGACATCGAGATGCCGCAACCCGCGATGGACATCATGGGTCCGCCGGGCATGGAAGACATGACCGAGCAAATCCGCTCGATGTTCGCGAACCTGGGCGGCGGCAAGAAGACGCGCCGCAAGGTGAAGGTGAAGGAAGCGCTGAAGCTCCTCACCGACGAAGAAGCCGCGAAGATGCTCAATGACGAAGAGGTCAAGGCGAAGGCCGTGCAGAACGTCGAGCAGAACGGCATCGTGTTCCTCGACGAAATCGACAAGATCGCGTCGCGCAGCGAAGCCGGCGGCGGCGAAGTTTCGCGTCAAGGCGTGCAGCGCGATCTGCTGCCGCTCGTCGAAGGCACGACGATCAACACGAAGTACGGGATGGTGAAGACCGATCACATCCTGTTCATCGCGAGCGGCGCGTTCCATCTCGCGAAGCCGAGCGATCTGATTCCCGAACTGCAAGGGCGCTTTCCGATTCGCGTCGAACTGGATTCGCTGTCGGTGAAGGACTTCGAAGCGATTCTCGACGCCACCGACGCCAGCCTCGTCAAGCAATATCAGGCGCTGCTCGAAACGGAAGACGTCCACCTCGAATTCGCCGACGACGGCATCCGCCGCCTTGCGGAAATCGCTTACTCGGTGAACGAGAAGACGGAAAACATCGGCGCGCGCCGTCTTTATACGGTGATCGAAAAGCTGCTCGAGGAAGTCTCGTTCTCGGCGGGCAATCATGCCGGCAAGAACGTGGTGATCGACGCGACGTACGTCGATCGCGCGCTGAACGAGGTCGCGCAAGACGAGGACCTGTCGCGCTACGTGCTGTAA
- a CDS encoding CobW family GTP-binding protein: protein MIPVTILTGFLGSGKTTLLKRILNEKHGMKIAVIENEFGEENIDNDILVQDTGEQIIQMSNGCICCTIRGDLARVLGDLAAQKQEGKVDFDRVVIETTGLANPGPVAQTFFMDNQIADEFLLDAIITLVDAKHANAQLDEHEVVQRQVGFADRLFITKSDLVDENAVGDLRHRLLHMNPRAQIRVVNFGEADIKEIFDLRGFNLNSKLEIDPDFLAEDDHDHAHHDHDHDHDHDDHANCDHDHGKCDHEGHDHGHHHHHHAHHDDKIKSFVFRSDRPFDPNKLEDFLGGILQIYGERLLRYKGVLYMKGVDRKVVFQGVHQMMGSDLAAKWQPIEKKTNKMVFIGIDLPQDLITDGLEACLV, encoded by the coding sequence ATGATTCCCGTCACTATCCTGACCGGCTTCCTCGGCAGCGGCAAAACCACGCTGCTCAAGCGCATCCTGAACGAGAAGCACGGCATGAAGATCGCCGTGATCGAAAACGAGTTCGGCGAAGAGAACATCGACAACGACATCCTCGTGCAGGACACGGGCGAGCAGATCATCCAGATGAGCAACGGCTGCATCTGCTGCACGATTCGCGGCGACCTCGCGCGCGTGCTGGGCGACCTCGCCGCGCAGAAGCAGGAAGGCAAGGTGGACTTCGACCGCGTCGTGATCGAAACGACGGGTCTCGCCAATCCCGGCCCGGTCGCGCAGACCTTCTTCATGGATAACCAGATCGCCGACGAATTCCTGCTCGACGCGATCATCACGCTGGTCGACGCGAAGCACGCCAACGCACAACTCGACGAACACGAAGTCGTGCAACGCCAGGTCGGTTTCGCGGACCGCCTGTTCATCACGAAGTCCGATCTCGTCGACGAAAACGCGGTCGGCGACCTGCGCCACCGTCTGCTGCACATGAACCCGCGGGCGCAGATCCGCGTCGTGAACTTCGGTGAAGCGGACATCAAGGAAATCTTCGACCTGCGCGGCTTCAACCTGAACTCGAAGCTCGAAATCGATCCGGACTTCCTCGCCGAAGACGATCACGATCACGCGCATCACGATCACGACCACGACCACGATCATGATGACCACGCGAACTGCGATCACGATCACGGCAAGTGCGATCACGAAGGCCACGATCACGGCCATCATCATCACCATCATGCGCATCACGACGACAAGATCAAGTCGTTCGTCTTCCGCAGCGACCGCCCGTTCGATCCGAACAAGCTCGAAGACTTCCTCGGCGGCATTCTGCAGATTTATGGCGAGCGCCTGCTGCGCTACAAGGGCGTGCTCTACATGAAGGGCGTCGATCGCAAGGTCGTCTTCCAGGGCGTGCATCAGATGATGGGCAGCGACCTCGCGGCGAAGTGGCAACCCATCGAGAAAAAGACCAACAAGATGGTGTTTATCGGCATCGACCTGCCGCAAGACCTGATCACCGACGGTCTTGAAGCCTGCCTCGTCTGA
- the xerC gene encoding tyrosine recombinase XerC, producing the protein MTSADPIASYLSSLEHERRLSAHTLRAYTHELDELKTLANGRPLENLTATDIRGAVARAHAGGLSARSIGHRLSAWRAFYRWLAGRIELPANPVATVRAPKRAKTLPKALSVDDAHRLMEAPATATAEGARDHAMLELFYSSGLRLSELVGLDVQFFDVDGYRSTGWLKLDEAEVEVLGKGNRRRMVPVGSKALDALRAWLAVRGELVKLDPHPLFVSARGNRMSPNVVRDRVKRMALTAGIPANVHPHVLRHSFATHVLQSSGDLRAVQELLGHASIAATQVYTSLDFQHLARIYDQAHPRAKKRD; encoded by the coding sequence GTGACATCCGCCGACCCGATCGCCTCGTATCTGTCGAGCCTCGAGCACGAGCGGCGGTTGTCGGCGCATACCTTGCGCGCCTACACGCATGAACTGGACGAGCTGAAAACGCTCGCGAACGGGCGTCCGCTCGAAAATCTCACCGCCACCGATATCCGCGGCGCCGTCGCGCGCGCGCATGCGGGCGGGCTGTCGGCGCGCTCGATCGGGCATCGGCTGTCGGCGTGGCGCGCCTTCTACCGCTGGCTCGCCGGCCGCATCGAGCTGCCCGCGAACCCGGTCGCGACGGTGCGCGCACCCAAACGCGCGAAGACGCTGCCCAAGGCACTCTCCGTCGACGATGCCCACCGGCTGATGGAAGCGCCCGCAACGGCCACAGCCGAAGGCGCGCGCGATCACGCGATGCTCGAGCTGTTCTATTCGTCGGGCTTGCGCCTGTCGGAACTGGTCGGCCTCGACGTGCAATTCTTCGACGTCGACGGCTATCGCTCGACAGGCTGGCTGAAGCTCGACGAAGCGGAAGTCGAAGTGCTCGGCAAAGGCAACCGGCGGCGCATGGTGCCCGTCGGCAGCAAGGCGCTGGATGCACTCCGCGCATGGCTCGCGGTACGCGGCGAACTGGTGAAGCTCGATCCGCATCCGCTGTTCGTGTCGGCGCGCGGCAACCGCATGTCGCCGAACGTCGTGCGCGATCGTGTGAAGCGCATGGCGCTCACGGCGGGTATTCCCGCCAATGTTCATCCGCACGTGCTGCGCCATTCGTTCGCGACACACGTGCTGCAATCGAGCGGCGATCTGCGCGCCGTGCAGGAACTGCTCGGCCACGCGAGCATCGCCGCGACCCAGGTCTACACGAGCCTCGATTTCCAGCATCTCGCGCGCATCTACGACCAGGCGCATCCGCGCGCCAAAAAACGCGACTGA
- a CDS encoding lipid A biosynthesis lauroyl acyltransferase: MLSRLGVNLAIGLLKLFALLPYGFVARLGDGLGWLLYQIPSRRRRIVHINLKLCFPEWSDERREEVAQKHFRHAIRSYLERSVQWFGSAKKLEKLIHLDSEIDLTDPNLPPTLFLGFHFVGIEAGSIFLNYSLKRPCGSLYQPMSNPQLEEVAKAQRGRFDAEMASRADSARIVLRWLRDRKPVMLGADMDYGMRNSTFVPFFGVPTCTLTAVGRLAKVGRAQVVPFIGEVLPNYKGYRLKVFKPWDNYPTGDDDADARRMNAFLEEQIPRIPEQYYWVHKRFKTRPPGDPSFY; encoded by the coding sequence ATGCTGAGCCGACTGGGCGTCAACCTCGCCATCGGTCTGCTCAAGCTGTTCGCTTTGCTGCCGTATGGCTTCGTCGCGCGTCTTGGCGACGGCCTCGGCTGGCTGCTTTATCAGATTCCGAGCCGCCGCCGCCGCATCGTCCATATCAATCTGAAGCTGTGCTTCCCCGAGTGGAGCGACGAGCGCCGCGAGGAAGTCGCGCAAAAGCACTTCCGGCACGCGATCCGCAGCTATCTCGAACGCAGCGTGCAGTGGTTCGGCTCGGCGAAAAAGCTCGAGAAGCTGATCCATCTGGACAGCGAAATCGACCTTACCGACCCGAATCTGCCGCCCACGCTGTTTCTGGGTTTCCACTTCGTCGGGATCGAGGCGGGTTCGATCTTCCTCAACTATTCGCTGAAACGCCCGTGCGGCTCGCTGTATCAGCCGATGTCGAACCCGCAGCTCGAAGAAGTGGCGAAAGCGCAGCGCGGCCGTTTCGACGCCGAAATGGCCAGCCGCGCCGACAGCGCGCGCATCGTGCTGCGCTGGCTGCGCGATCGCAAACCGGTGATGCTCGGCGCCGACATGGACTACGGCATGCGCAATTCGACCTTCGTGCCGTTCTTCGGCGTGCCGACCTGCACGCTGACGGCCGTCGGGCGTCTCGCCAAAGTCGGGCGGGCGCAGGTCGTGCCGTTCATCGGCGAAGTGCTGCCGAACTACAAGGGCTACAGGCTGAAGGTGTTCAAGCCGTGGGACAACTATCCGACGGGCGACGACGACGCCGACGCCCGCCGCATGAACGCGTTTCTCGAAGAGCAGATTCCGCGGATTCCCGAGCAGTATTACTGGGTCCACAAGCGCTTCAAGACGCGCCCGCCCGGCGATCCGAGTTTTTACTGA
- a CDS encoding phytanoyl-CoA dioxygenase family protein: MSVHSKKEQIQVLRDQGYVIVPGLITPERCAEMKQIARQQLQEAADPVEFEADLRYPGAPESKHAPGGHTVRRLLDAYARHPHFAAWATAPEIRGWMELYFGEEPRLSRAHHNCMMTKHPAYGSLTGWHRDVRYWSFERDDLVSVWLALGDETVDNGALWFVPGSHSAPFTSERFDDAKFFRSDLPENDALIQKAVSPALKAGDVVFFHCNTLHSAGKNLSDQVKFSLVFTYHGASNVPLPGSRSASKPEVAF; encoded by the coding sequence ATGTCAGTCCATTCGAAGAAAGAGCAGATCCAGGTGCTGCGGGATCAGGGTTATGTCATCGTCCCGGGTCTCATCACGCCCGAGCGCTGCGCTGAGATGAAACAGATCGCGCGCCAGCAGTTGCAGGAAGCCGCCGATCCCGTCGAATTCGAAGCGGACCTGCGCTATCCGGGCGCGCCGGAGTCGAAGCACGCACCGGGCGGTCATACGGTGCGGCGGCTGCTGGATGCGTACGCGCGTCATCCGCACTTTGCCGCATGGGCGACGGCGCCTGAGATTCGCGGCTGGATGGAACTGTATTTCGGCGAAGAGCCGCGCCTGTCGCGCGCGCATCACAACTGCATGATGACCAAGCATCCAGCGTACGGCAGCCTGACGGGCTGGCATCGCGACGTGCGTTACTGGTCCTTCGAGCGGGACGATCTGGTGTCGGTATGGCTCGCGCTCGGCGACGAAACCGTCGATAACGGCGCGCTGTGGTTCGTGCCCGGCTCGCACTCGGCGCCGTTCACGTCCGAACGTTTCGACGACGCGAAATTTTTCCGCTCCGATTTGCCCGAGAACGACGCGCTGATCCAGAAAGCAGTGTCGCCCGCATTGAAAGCGGGCGACGTCGTCTTCTTCCATTGCAACACGCTGCATTCGGCGGGGAAGAATCTGTCCGATCAGGTGAAGTTCTCGCTGGTCTTCACCTATCACGGCGCCAGCAACGTGCCGCTGCCGGGTTCGCGCTCCGCGTCCAAGCCGGAAGTGGCGTTCTGA
- the metK gene encoding methionine adenosyltransferase: protein MANDYLFTSESVSEGHPDKVADQISDAILDAILAQDKYSRVAAETLCNTGLVVLAGEITTTANVDYIQVARDTIKRIGYDNTDYGIDYRGCAVLVAYDKQSPDIAQGVDRAHDNNLDQGAGDQGLMFGYACDETPELMPLPIYLSHRLVERQANLRRDGRLPWLRPDAKSQVTVRYVDGKPHSIDTVVLSTQHAPEMELAQLREAVIEEIIKPTLPADLIKGDIKFLVNPTGRFVIGGPQGDCGLTGRKIIVDTYGGAAPHGGGAFSGKDPSKVDRSAAYAGRYVAKNIVAAGLASRALIQVSYAIGVAQPTSVMVNTFGTGRVSDATITRLVQEHFDLRPKGIVQMLDLLRPIYEKTAAYGHFGREEPEFSWEATDKALALAEAAGTEPVAALA, encoded by the coding sequence GTGGCTAACGACTACCTCTTCACCTCTGAATCCGTCTCTGAAGGCCATCCGGACAAGGTCGCCGACCAGATCTCGGACGCCATCCTCGACGCGATCCTCGCCCAGGACAAATACTCGCGCGTTGCCGCGGAAACGCTGTGCAACACGGGTCTCGTCGTGCTGGCGGGTGAAATCACCACGACGGCCAACGTCGATTACATCCAGGTCGCGCGCGACACGATCAAGCGCATCGGCTACGACAACACCGACTACGGCATCGACTACCGCGGCTGCGCGGTGCTCGTCGCGTACGACAAGCAATCGCCGGATATCGCGCAAGGCGTCGACCGCGCGCACGACAACAACCTCGACCAGGGTGCCGGCGACCAGGGCCTGATGTTCGGCTACGCGTGCGACGAAACGCCCGAACTGATGCCGCTGCCGATCTACCTGTCGCACCGCCTCGTCGAGCGTCAGGCCAATCTGCGCCGCGATGGCCGCCTGCCCTGGTTGCGTCCGGACGCGAAGTCGCAGGTCACCGTTCGCTACGTCGACGGCAAGCCGCACTCGATCGACACCGTCGTTCTGTCGACGCAGCACGCACCGGAAATGGAACTGGCGCAACTGCGCGAAGCCGTGATCGAAGAGATCATCAAACCGACGCTGCCCGCTGATCTGATCAAGGGCGACATCAAGTTCCTCGTGAACCCGACCGGCCGGTTCGTGATCGGCGGCCCGCAGGGCGACTGCGGTCTGACGGGCCGCAAGATCATCGTCGACACGTACGGCGGCGCGGCTCCGCACGGCGGCGGCGCGTTCTCGGGCAAGGATCCGTCGAAGGTCGACCGCTCGGCTGCTTACGCTGGCCGCTATGTCGCGAAGAACATCGTCGCGGCGGGCCTCGCATCGCGCGCGCTGATCCAGGTGTCGTACGCAATCGGCGTGGCACAGCCCACGTCCGTGATGGTCAACACGTTCGGCACGGGCCGCGTGTCGGATGCGACGATCACGCGTCTGGTTCAGGAACACTTCGATCTGCGTCCGAAGGGCATCGTCCAGATGCTCGACCTGCTGCGCCCGATCTACGAAAAGACGGCAGCTTACGGCCACTTCGGCCGCGAAGAGCCGGAATTCTCGTGGGAAGCGACCGACAAGGCACTCGCGCTGGCAGAAGCCGCCGGCACGGAGCCGGTTGCCGCGCTCGCCTGA
- a CDS encoding response regulator transcription factor, which translates to MSDKNFLVIDDDEVFSGILARGLTRRGFTVSEAHNADEAIRLANQQKFGQITVDLHLGDDSGLNLVAPLRDLQPNARMLVLTGYASIATAVQAVKDGADNYLAKPANVETILSALQTEASALQAEEAIENPTPLSVARLEWEHIQRVLAENGGNISATARALNMHRRTLQRKLAKRPVKQ; encoded by the coding sequence ATGAGCGATAAGAATTTTCTGGTCATCGACGACGATGAAGTGTTCTCCGGCATCCTCGCGCGCGGTCTGACGCGTCGCGGCTTCACGGTGTCCGAGGCTCACAACGCCGACGAAGCGATTCGCCTCGCGAATCAGCAGAAGTTCGGGCAGATCACCGTCGATCTGCATCTGGGCGACGACTCCGGCCTGAATCTCGTGGCGCCGCTGCGCGATCTGCAGCCGAACGCGCGGATGCTGGTGCTGACGGGCTATGCGAGCATCGCGACGGCTGTGCAGGCGGTGAAGGACGGCGCGGATAACTATCTGGCGAAGCCCGCGAACGTCGAAACGATCCTCTCCGCGCTGCAAACGGAAGCGAGCGCGTTGCAGGCGGAAGAGGCGATCGAAAATCCGACGCCGCTGTCGGTGGCGCGGCTGGAGTGGGAGCACATCCAGCGCGTGCTCGCGGAAAACGGCGGCAACATTTCGGCGACGGCGCGCGCGCTGAACATGCATCGACGCACGTTGCAGCGCAAGCTCGCGAAGCGGCCGGTCAAGCAGTGA
- a CDS encoding class I SAM-dependent rRNA methyltransferase: MNTVTLKPSKEKSLLRRHPWVYANAIDRVDGKPAAGATVLVRAHDGRFLARAAYSPHSQIRARVWSFDESEPVDHAFFKRRVQRALAHRQSMVHNTGATRLIFGEADGLPGLIVDYYIQDDETKRGQIVCQFMAAGVEAWKEAIVQALIGATGCPNVYERSDVSIREKEGLEQTVGVLAGDAPPDTLIASENGVRYHVDVHNGHKTGFYVDQRDNRALVQELSNDRDVLNCFCYTGGFSLAALKGGAKRVVSIDSSGEALALAQQNVAANGFDAERATWLDADAFKTLRRLYDDGERFDLIVLDPPKFAPSREHVDRAARAYKDINLTGLKLLRPGGLLFTYSCSGAIDAELFQKIVAGAAADARVDARILKRLGAGVDHPLLTAFPEGEYLKGLLLQIA, from the coding sequence ATGAATACCGTTACGCTGAAACCGTCGAAAGAGAAATCGCTGCTGCGCCGCCATCCGTGGGTCTACGCGAATGCGATCGACCGCGTCGACGGCAAGCCCGCCGCCGGCGCCACTGTGCTGGTGCGCGCGCACGACGGCCGCTTTCTCGCGCGCGCCGCGTACAGCCCGCATTCGCAGATCCGCGCGCGCGTCTGGAGCTTCGACGAAAGCGAACCCGTCGATCACGCGTTCTTCAAGCGCCGCGTGCAGCGCGCGCTCGCGCACCGTCAGTCGATGGTGCACAACACGGGCGCGACGCGGCTGATCTTCGGCGAGGCGGACGGCCTGCCGGGACTGATCGTCGATTACTACATCCAGGACGACGAAACGAAGCGCGGCCAGATCGTCTGTCAGTTCATGGCAGCGGGCGTCGAAGCGTGGAAAGAAGCGATCGTTCAGGCGCTGATCGGCGCGACGGGCTGTCCGAACGTCTATGAACGCTCGGACGTGTCGATCCGCGAAAAGGAAGGGCTCGAACAGACCGTCGGCGTGCTCGCCGGCGACGCGCCGCCCGACACGCTGATCGCCAGCGAAAACGGCGTGCGCTATCACGTCGACGTGCACAACGGCCACAAAACGGGCTTCTATGTCGATCAGCGCGACAACCGCGCGCTGGTGCAGGAATTGTCGAACGACCGCGACGTGTTGAACTGCTTCTGCTACACGGGCGGCTTCTCGCTCGCGGCGCTCAAGGGCGGCGCGAAGCGCGTGGTATCGATCGATTCGTCCGGCGAAGCGCTCGCGCTGGCTCAACAGAACGTTGCGGCGAACGGCTTCGACGCCGAACGCGCGACCTGGCTCGACGCCGATGCCTTCAAGACGCTGCGCCGCCTGTACGATGACGGCGAGCGCTTCGACCTGATCGTGCTCGATCCGCCGAAATTCGCGCCGTCGCGCGAGCACGTGGACCGCGCCGCGCGCGCGTACAAGGACATCAACCTGACCGGCCTCAAGCTGCTGCGGCCGGGCGGCCTGCTGTTCACCTATTCGTGCTCGGGCGCGATCGATGCCGAGCTGTTCCAGAAGATCGTCGCCGGCGCGGCCGCCGACGCGCGTGTCGATGCGCGTATTCTCAAGCGCTTGGGCGCCGGGGTCGATCATCCGCTGCTGACGGCGTTTCCGGAAGGTGAGTATCTGAAAGGCCTATTGTTGCAAATCGCCTGA
- a CDS encoding DUF484 family protein, with amino-acid sequence MNEREVADYLLANPEFFAEHAELLASVRLANPHGKAAVSLQERQMDMLREKNKHLERRLAELLRYGHENDSIASKFGRWTTRVMAERDPGALPRTIAMGLRDVFDVPQAALRVWDVSEPYSQAEFTRHVGEEVRIFANSLATPYCGANTGFEAAQWLTAAVSAVAGEPTPPGDGLSVNGTESIALIALRDPEASNDAAAFGLLVMGSPDSRRFHDGMATDFLTQIGALASAALSRLLPR; translated from the coding sequence ATGAACGAACGCGAAGTCGCCGACTACCTGCTAGCCAACCCCGAATTCTTCGCCGAGCACGCGGAACTGCTGGCGTCCGTGCGGCTTGCCAATCCGCACGGCAAGGCCGCCGTGTCGCTGCAGGAACGTCAGATGGACATGCTGCGCGAGAAGAACAAGCATCTCGAGCGGCGTCTCGCCGAACTGCTGCGCTACGGACACGAAAACGACAGCATCGCGTCGAAATTCGGCCGCTGGACGACGCGTGTGATGGCCGAGCGCGATCCAGGCGCGCTGCCGCGCACGATCGCCATGGGCCTGCGCGACGTGTTCGACGTGCCGCAAGCGGCGTTGCGCGTGTGGGACGTGTCCGAGCCGTATTCGCAAGCGGAGTTCACGCGCCACGTCGGCGAGGAAGTGCGCATCTTCGCGAACAGCCTCGCCACGCCGTACTGCGGTGCGAATACGGGTTTCGAGGCAGCGCAATGGCTGACGGCCGCCGTATCCGCCGTTGCCGGCGAACCGACTCCCCCGGGCGACGGCCTGTCCGTGAACGGCACCGAATCGATCGCGCTGATCGCGCTGCGGGACCCGGAAGCGTCGAATGACGCCGCCGCGTTTGGGCTGCTGGTGATGGGCTCGCCCGATTCGCGCCGCTTCCACGACGGCATGGCCACCGATTTCCTCACGCAGATCGGCGCGCTCGCGAGCGCCGCGCTGAGCCGTCTGCTGCCGCGCTGA
- the dksA gene encoding RNA polymerase-binding protein DksA: MTTKRLLTEAEILKMSDKDYMNEDQLAFFKNRLEQLQADILRNAGQTTENLRETVIVPDPADRATIEEEHALELRTRDRERKLLKKVQQSIARIESGEYGWCEETGEPIGIPRLLARPTATLSLEAQERRELRQKLFGD; this comes from the coding sequence ATGACGACGAAACGACTCTTGACCGAAGCCGAAATCCTGAAGATGAGCGACAAGGATTACATGAATGAGGATCAGCTCGCTTTCTTCAAGAACCGGCTCGAGCAGCTGCAGGCGGATATCCTCCGCAATGCCGGCCAGACCACCGAGAACCTCCGCGAAACCGTGATCGTGCCGGACCCGGCCGACCGCGCGACGATCGAGGAAGAGCATGCGCTGGAACTGCGCACGCGCGACCGCGAACGCAAGCTGCTGAAGAAGGTGCAGCAATCGATCGCACGGATCGAGTCGGGCGAATACGGCTGGTGCGAGGAAACGGGCGAGCCGATCGGCATTCCCCGCCTGCTCGCGCGTCCGACCGCGACCCTGTCGCTCGAAGCACAGGAACGCCGCGAACTGCGCCAGAAGCTGTTCGGCGACTGA
- the hslV gene encoding ATP-dependent protease subunit HslV, with protein sequence MEQFHGTTIVSVRRGDKVALGGDGQVTLGNIVMKGGAKKVRRIYNGKVLVGFAGGTADAFSLLDRFEAKLEKHQGNLTRAAVELAKDWRTDRMLRRLEAMLITADATTTLVITGNGDVLDPEGGICAIGSGGAYAQAAAKALADNTDLSPREIVEKSLEIAGDMCIYTNHNRVIETIE encoded by the coding sequence ATGGAGCAATTTCACGGCACGACGATCGTCTCCGTGCGCCGCGGCGACAAGGTCGCGCTCGGCGGCGACGGCCAGGTCACGCTGGGCAACATCGTCATGAAGGGCGGCGCGAAGAAAGTGCGTCGCATCTACAACGGCAAGGTGCTGGTCGGCTTCGCCGGCGGCACGGCCGACGCGTTCTCGCTGCTCGACCGCTTCGAAGCCAAGCTCGAGAAGCATCAGGGCAATCTCACGCGCGCCGCCGTCGAGCTGGCGAAAGACTGGCGCACCGACCGCATGCTGCGCCGGCTCGAAGCCATGCTGATCACGGCCGACGCGACCACCACGCTCGTCATCACCGGCAACGGCGACGTGCTCGACCCGGAAGGCGGCATCTGCGCGATCGGCTCGGGCGGCGCGTATGCGCAGGCCGCCGCGAAGGCGCTCGCCGACAACACGGATCTTTCGCCGCGCGAAATCGTCGAAAAGTCGCTGGAGATCGCCGGCGACATGTGTATCTACACGAACCACAACCGCGTCATCGAGACAATCGAGTAA